A stretch of the Panthera uncia isolate 11264 chromosome D1, Puncia_PCG_1.0, whole genome shotgun sequence genome encodes the following:
- the AMPD3 gene encoding AMP deaminase 3 — protein MPRQFPKLNISEVDEQVRLLAEKVFAKVLREEDSKDALSLFTVPEDCPIGQKEAKERELQKELAEQKSVETAKRKKSFKMIRSQSLSLQMPTQQDWKGAPTASPVLSPTTPVFPGATFQPTPGPYAIPEFQRVIISGDYCAGITVEDYEQAAKSLAKALMIREKYARLAYHRFPRTTARYLGDQRVDSVPPEEGLPDFHPPPPPQEDPYCLDDAPPNLGYLVCMQGGILFVYDNKKMLERQEPHSLPYPDLETYTVDMSHILALITDGPTKTYCHRRLNFLESKFSLHEMLNEMSEFKELKSNPHRDFYNVRKVDTHIHAAACMNQKHLLRFIKHTYKTEPDRTVAEKRGRKITLRQVFDSLHMDPYDLTVDSLDVHAGRQTFHRFDKFNSKYNPVGASELRDLYLKTENYLGGEYFARMVKEVARELEESKYQYSEPRLSIYGRNPKEWPKLARWFIQHKVYSPNMRWIIQVPRIYDIFRSKNLLPSFGKMLENIFLPLFEATINPQDHRELHLFLKYVTGFDSVDDESKHSDHMFSDKSPNPDIWTSEQNPPYSYYLYYMYANIMVLNNLRRERGLSTFLFRPHCGESGSITHLVSAFLTADNISHGLLLKKSPVLQYLYYLAQIPIAMSPLSNNSLFLEYSKNPLREFLHKGLHVSLSTDDPMQFHYTKEALMEEYAIAAQVWKLSTCDLCEIARNSVLQSGLSHQEKQKFLGQNYYKEGPEGNDIRKTNVAQIRMAFRYETLCNELSFLSDAMKSEEITALTK, from the exons aaagaaaagtttcAAGATGATTCGGTCCCAGTCCCTGTCTCTGCAAATGCCTACGCAGCAAGATTGGAAGGGCGCCCCGACAGCCAGTCCGGTCCTGTCTCCCACTACCCCTGTGTTCCCTGGAGCCACTTTCCAGCCCACGCCAGGGCCCTATGCCATTCCCGAGTTCCAGCGGGTCATCATCAGTGGAGATTACTGTGCTGGG ATCACCGTGGAGGACTATGAGCAGGCTGCCAAAAGCCTAGCCAAGGCCCTGATGATACGGGAGAAGTATGCCAGACTTGCCTACCATCGCTTCCCACGGACCACGGCCCGGTACCTGGGTGACCAGAGGGTAGACAGTGTACCTCCAGAGGAGGGCCTCCCAG ACTtccaccctccccctccaccccaggaaGACCCTTACTGTCTGGATGATGCTCCCCCAAACCTGGGCTACCTGGTCTGCATGCAGGGGGGCATCCTCTTCGTGTATGATAATAAGAAGATGCTGGAGCGCCAGGAGCCCCACAGCCTACCCTACCCCGACCTGGAGACCTACACAGTGGACATGAGCCACATCTTGGCTCTTATCACGGATGGTCCCAC GAAAACATACTGTCACCGGCGACTAAACTTTCTGGAATCCAAGTTCAGTCTTCATGAGATGTTAAATGAAATGTCTGAGTTCAAAGAGTTGAAGAGTAACCCTCACCGAGACTTCTATAATGTGAGAAAG GTGGACACACACATCCACGCAGCTGCCTGCATGAACCAGAAGCACTTGCTGCGCTTTATCAAGCACACGTACAAGACAGAGCCTGACAGGACTGTGGCCGAGAAGCGGGGCCGGAAGATCACCCTGCGGCAGGTGTTCGACAGCCTGCACATGGACCCATATGATCTCACTGTCGATTCACTGGATGTCCATGCG GGCCGGCAGACATTCCATCGCTTTGACAAGTTCAACTCCAAATACAACCCTGTGGGGGCCAGTGAGCTGCGCGACCtatatttgaaaactgaaaactacCTGGGAGGAGAGTACTTTGCTCGGATGGTCAAG GAGGTGGCCAGGGAGCTGGAGGAGAGCAAGTACCAGTACTCAGAGCCACGGCTGTCCATCTATGGCCGCAATCCCAAGGAGTGGCCCAAACTGGCCCGCTGGTTCATCCAGCACAAGGTCTACTCACCCAACATGCGCTGgatcatccaggtgccccggatcTA TGACATATTTAGGTCAAAGAATCTGCTGCCAAGCTTTGGGAAGATGCTGGAGAATATCTTCCTGCCCCTTTTTGAGGCCACAATCAACCCCCAGGATCACCGAGAGCTTCATCTTTTCCTCAAATAT gtGACAGGGTTTGACAGCGTGGATGATGAATCCAAGCACAGCGACCACATGTTCTCAGACAAGAGCCCCAACCCAGACATCTGGACCAGTGAGCAGAACCCGCCCTACAGCTACTACCTGTACTACATGTATGCCAACATCATGGTGCTCAACAACCTCCGCAG GGAACGAGGCCTGAGCACTTTCTTGTTCCGGCCTCACTGTGGAGAGTCTGGCTCCATCACCCACCTGGTGTCTGCGTTCCTGACTGCTGACAACATTTCCCATGGGCTACTCCTCAAGAAG AGTCCGGTGTTGCAGTATCTCTACTACCTTGCTCAGATCCCCATTGCCATGTCTCCTCTTAGCAACAACAGTCTGTTCCTTGAATATTCCAAAAACCCTCTGAGGGAATTCCTGCACAAGGGACTCCATGTTTCTCTCTCCACTGACGACCCCATGCAGTTCCACTATACAAAG GAAGCACTTATGGAAGAATATGCAATTGCCGCTCAAGTGTGGAAGCTGAGCACGTGTGACCTGTGTGAAATCGCCAGGAACAGCGTGCTGCAGAGTGGCCTCTCCCATCAG GAGAAGCAAAAGTTTCTGGGacaaaattattataaagaagGACCTGAAGGAAATGATATCCGAAAGACAAATGTTGCTCAGATTCGGATGGCGTTCCGATACGAGACCTTATGCAATGAGCTCAGCTTCCTGTCTGATGCCATGAAATCAGAAGAGATCACAGCTCTGACCAAATAG